From Amycolatopsis sp. cg9, one genomic window encodes:
- a CDS encoding SPFH domain-containing protein, whose protein sequence is MADIDRRFGFRHLRGAPTVHIRHFRRGKLAHDGVGLSFWYRPLTAVVSEVPVDDRELPLLFHARTADFQDVTVQLALTFRIEDPALAAQRIDFSIDPGTGRWRGDPLAQISGLLTENVQQYAVEVLTRTPLETALVDGVQAVRDRIRAGLAEEDTRLAQTGSAVLDVRVVAIRAEPEVEKALQTTAREKVQQEADRATYERRALAVERERAISENELQSQIELARREEQLLAQRGANARRQAEEAATASRIETEAQASRKERLTQVEADGKRALGEAEAAGEAARLAAYRDLPEGVLTGLALKELAGNLPKIDSLTVTPDLLAPLLTKLGVRS, encoded by the coding sequence ATGGCCGACATCGACCGCCGGTTCGGGTTCCGGCACCTGCGCGGCGCCCCCACCGTGCACATCCGCCACTTCCGCCGCGGCAAGCTCGCGCACGACGGCGTCGGGCTGTCGTTCTGGTACCGGCCGCTCACCGCGGTCGTGTCGGAGGTGCCGGTCGACGACCGGGAGCTGCCGCTGCTGTTCCACGCCCGCACGGCCGACTTCCAGGACGTCACCGTCCAGCTCGCGCTCACCTTCCGGATCGAGGACCCGGCGCTGGCCGCGCAGCGGATCGACTTCTCCATCGACCCGGGCACCGGCCGCTGGCGGGGCGATCCCCTCGCCCAGATCAGCGGGCTGCTCACCGAGAACGTCCAGCAGTACGCCGTCGAGGTCCTCACGCGCACGCCGCTGGAAACCGCGCTGGTCGACGGCGTCCAGGCGGTCCGCGACCGGATCCGCGCCGGGCTCGCCGAGGAGGACACCCGGCTCGCGCAGACCGGCTCGGCGGTCCTCGACGTCCGCGTCGTCGCCATCCGCGCCGAACCGGAGGTCGAGAAGGCGCTGCAGACGACCGCGCGGGAGAAGGTGCAGCAGGAGGCCGACCGGGCGACCTACGAGCGGCGTGCCCTCGCCGTCGAACGCGAACGCGCGATCAGCGAAAACGAGCTGCAGAGCCAGATCGAGCTGGCCCGGCGCGAGGAGCAGCTGCTCGCCCAGCGCGGGGCGAACGCCCGGCGGCAGGCCGAGGAAGCCGCCACGGCGAGCCGGATCGAGACCGAGGCGCAGGCGTCGCGCAAGGAACGCCTGACGCAGGTCGAGGCCGACGGCAAGCGGGCCCTCGGCGAGGCCGAAGCGGCGGGCGAGGCCGCCAGGCTGGCCGCGTACCGCGACCTGCCGGAGGGGGTGCTCACCGGGCTGGCGCTCAAGGAACTGGCCGGGAACCTGCCGAAGATCGACAGCCTCACGGTGACCCCGGACCTGCTCGCCCCGCTGCTGACCAAGCTCGGCGTGCGGTCGTGA
- a CDS encoding NUDIX domain-containing protein, whose product MGHPPFAVTVDLVVLTLTGDELCALVVRRGVEPYEGEWALPGGFVRADEDLSDAARRELAEETGLAPGTVHIEQLAGYGAPGRDPRLRVITIAYLALAPDLPTPFAGTDAAEARWVPVRSLAAERLAFDHDRILADGLERARAKLEYSPLATAFCAEEFTVAELRRVYELVWDTRLDPRNFHRKVTGTEGLLAPTGRTTTRDGGRPAQLYRKGKAELLYPPMLRA is encoded by the coding sequence ATGGGTCACCCGCCGTTCGCCGTCACCGTGGACCTCGTCGTGCTCACCCTGACCGGGGACGAGCTGTGCGCGCTGGTGGTGCGCCGGGGAGTGGAGCCGTACGAAGGGGAGTGGGCGCTGCCGGGCGGGTTCGTCCGGGCCGACGAGGACCTGTCGGACGCGGCGCGGCGGGAGCTGGCGGAGGAGACGGGGCTGGCGCCGGGGACCGTCCACATCGAACAGCTGGCCGGGTACGGGGCACCGGGCCGGGACCCGCGGCTGCGCGTGATCACCATCGCCTACCTGGCCCTGGCGCCGGACCTGCCCACGCCGTTCGCCGGCACGGACGCGGCCGAGGCCCGATGGGTACCGGTGCGGTCACTGGCGGCCGAGCGGCTGGCGTTCGACCACGACCGCATCCTGGCCGACGGTCTCGAGCGCGCGCGGGCGAAGCTGGAGTACTCCCCGCTGGCCACGGCCTTCTGCGCCGAAGAGTTCACCGTGGCCGAGCTCCGGCGGGTGTACGAACTGGTGTGGGACACGCGGCTGGACCCCCGGAACTTCCACCGCAAGGTGACGGGGACGGAGGGCCTGCTGGCCCCGACCGGCCGCACGACGACTCGCGACGGCGGCCGGCCGGCGCAGCTGTACCGGAAGGGCAAGGCCGAGCTGCTGTACCCACCGATGCTGCGGGCGTGA
- a CDS encoding FAD-dependent monooxygenase: MTEQTVLISGAGVAGPTLAYWLARAGFRPTVVERAAGLRSSGSPVDVRGPASRVAERMGITAKLREASTDATALKFVDDAGRRTGRVALGGDGGIELPRTDLAAILHEAARADAEFAFHDSITGLHQDGGGVDVTFERGAPRRFDLVIGADGLHSNVRRLAFGPERAFVEHMGVYIATLPLTGPPADPTSIVMYNSPGRALAIHPSRGRGIAAFMFRGDAAAGFDHRDSALHKRMLAEAYEGAGWRVPELLERVREADDLYLDSVSRVRLDGWAAGRIALAGDAASCVSLFGDGSTLAMSGAYTLAEELGRTPGDAAAAFRRYESTHRKLVEPKQRGVSTAAALLIPATRGGLAARNFGTRLLPLVTAARRLVPARAA, encoded by the coding sequence ATGACCGAGCAGACCGTACTGATCTCCGGCGCGGGTGTCGCCGGGCCGACCCTGGCGTACTGGCTGGCCCGCGCGGGCTTCCGGCCGACCGTCGTCGAGCGCGCCGCCGGGCTGCGCTCGAGCGGCAGCCCGGTCGACGTCCGCGGGCCGGCGTCCCGCGTCGCCGAGCGGATGGGGATCACCGCGAAGCTGCGCGAAGCGAGCACCGACGCGACCGCGCTGAAGTTCGTCGACGACGCGGGCCGGCGGACCGGCCGCGTCGCGCTCGGCGGCGACGGCGGCATCGAACTGCCCCGCACCGACCTCGCGGCGATCCTGCACGAGGCCGCCCGCGCGGACGCCGAGTTCGCCTTCCACGACTCGATCACCGGGCTGCACCAGGACGGCGGCGGCGTCGACGTCACGTTCGAGCGGGGCGCGCCACGGCGGTTCGACCTGGTGATCGGCGCGGACGGCCTCCATTCGAACGTCCGGCGGCTGGCGTTCGGGCCGGAGCGCGCGTTCGTCGAGCACATGGGCGTCTACATCGCGACGCTGCCGCTGACCGGGCCGCCGGCCGACCCGACGTCGATCGTCATGTACAACTCGCCGGGCCGCGCGCTGGCGATCCACCCGTCGCGCGGCCGCGGCATCGCCGCGTTCATGTTCCGCGGCGACGCCGCGGCGGGGTTCGACCACCGCGACTCCGCGCTGCACAAGCGCATGCTCGCCGAGGCGTACGAGGGTGCGGGCTGGCGTGTGCCGGAGCTGCTGGAGCGCGTGCGCGAGGCGGACGACCTGTACCTGGACTCGGTGAGCCGGGTCCGGCTCGACGGCTGGGCGGCGGGGCGGATCGCGCTGGCCGGCGACGCGGCGTCGTGCGTGTCCCTCTTCGGGGACGGCTCGACGCTGGCGATGTCGGGCGCGTACACCCTGGCCGAGGAGCTGGGCCGGACCCCGGGCGACGCGGCGGCGGCGTTCCGCCGGTACGAAAGCACGCACCGGAAGCTGGTGGAACCCAAGCAGCGCGGCGTTTCCACGGCCGCGGCCCTGCTGATCCCGGCAACGCGCGGCGGCCTCGCGGCCCGCAACTTCGGCACCCGGCTGCTGCCCCTGGTCACGGCCGCCCGCCGGCTGGTGCCGGCCCGGGCGGCTTGA
- a CDS encoding TetR family transcriptional regulator, with amino-acid sequence MTDDTRARILRAALEEFSERGFHATSVRELAERVGVTKTAVLYHFPGKADIVTALAEPLLADLEAAMAKAAEAADPRAAAIEGLLGVWLGHRYLLRMNLRDLGLTASKAVFDRFRDGMLAANRLVAGPDADLAGRVRAAQAIAMLSDPVVLFADAPVAELRAAVLDGVDRLYAVTEPEDRPRGRRGRPPVMSQETIEAARRLYDAGHAPADIATALGVSRATIYRHLPGVE; translated from the coding sequence ATGACCGACGACACCCGCGCCCGGATCCTGCGCGCCGCGCTCGAGGAGTTCTCCGAGCGCGGCTTCCACGCGACGTCGGTCCGGGAGCTGGCCGAACGCGTCGGCGTCACGAAAACCGCGGTGCTGTACCACTTCCCCGGCAAGGCCGACATCGTGACGGCGCTCGCCGAACCGCTGCTGGCCGACCTCGAAGCGGCGATGGCGAAGGCGGCGGAGGCCGCCGACCCGCGCGCGGCGGCGATCGAAGGCCTCCTCGGGGTCTGGCTCGGCCACCGCTACCTGCTGCGGATGAACCTGCGCGACCTCGGGCTGACCGCGTCGAAGGCGGTGTTCGACCGCTTCCGCGACGGGATGCTCGCGGCGAACCGGCTGGTGGCGGGCCCGGATGCGGACCTGGCCGGCCGCGTCCGCGCGGCGCAGGCGATCGCGATGCTCAGCGACCCGGTGGTGCTGTTCGCGGACGCCCCGGTGGCCGAGCTGCGTGCCGCGGTCCTCGACGGCGTCGACCGGCTGTACGCGGTGACCGAACCCGAAGACCGGCCCCGCGGCCGCCGCGGCCGCCCGCCGGTGATGAGCCAGGAGACGATCGAAGCGGCCCGCCGCCTCTACGACGCGGGGCACGCGCCGGCCGACATCGCGACGGCGCTGGGCGTTTCCCGCGCCACGATCTACCGGCACCTGCCCGGCGTCGAATAA
- a CDS encoding glycoside hydrolase family 2 TIM barrel-domain containing protein, translated as MSYVDDPGPGRGSVPPRAAFSSDAPSLSLDGTWRFRLSPSVGAAPPDVFEPGFDDAGWAELPVPSLWQLHGHGEPAYTNVHYPFPVDPPHVPSDNPTGDHRVRFDLPPDWPAGPALLRFDGIDSCGRIWLNGTELGVTKGSRLPSEFEVGPLLRSRDNVLVVRVHQWSAGSYLEDQDMWWLSGIFRAVTLLSRPPGGIGDYWVRADYDHVSGLGTLRVETGPDVVLDIPSLGVAGHPAGEPLELPVEPWSAETPRLYEGTLSTAAERVPVRIGFRTVSVEDGQLKVNGRRLLLRGVNRHEHDPRTGRVVSRETALADVLLMKRHHVNAVRTSHYPPDPAFLELCDEYGLWVIDECDLETHGFGPLGWDRNPSAEPMWTGAYLDRMRRTVERDKNRPSVILWSLGNESHTGDNLARMAEWVRHRDPTRPVHYEGDHDCSYVDVHSRMYATPDEVDRIGRREDDNARRRDLPFILCEYAHAMGNGPGGLLEYRELFERYPNCQGGFVWEWIDHGLAVPGHFAYGGDFGEPLHDGNFVIDGLLFPDRTPSPGLTEFAKIIEPVRIDAGPAGIRVSNHYDFVSTEHLEFSWVLEDEGIAVARGVLDVPAVHSGQSGSVPLPSLPPTGGESWLTVSAALASATAWAPAGHVVGWGQLPVSPAPARPVPPVRGPVFRTAGQLVLGAGEFDAVTGALTALGGHPVHGPRLDVWRATTDNDRGSSPGPSDASRWLEAGLHRLQHRVIAVDADGDELVVRTRAAPPARAFGLFADYTWTAFDGGLRLRVDVTPDGPVPDTLPRLGLAMAIPGTFGSAEWFGGGPGEAYPDSRQAVRIGRFSNSVDGLQTPYVFPQENGNRTAVRWAAWTAPDGTGIRVDGDPAFDFTARRWTAAALEVARHTDELESGSLVHLTLDVAQHGLGTAACGPGVLPAYRLVPRKTSFTLTLRPVAGGVAN; from the coding sequence ATGTCGTACGTCGACGACCCGGGCCCCGGCCGCGGTTCGGTACCCCCGCGCGCGGCCTTCAGCTCCGACGCGCCCTCGCTGTCGCTCGACGGCACCTGGCGGTTCCGGCTGTCGCCGAGCGTCGGGGCCGCTCCCCCGGACGTCTTCGAGCCCGGGTTCGACGACGCTGGGTGGGCCGAGCTGCCGGTGCCGTCACTGTGGCAGCTGCACGGCCACGGCGAGCCCGCCTACACGAACGTGCACTACCCGTTCCCGGTCGACCCGCCGCACGTCCCGTCGGACAACCCGACCGGCGATCACCGGGTGCGCTTCGACCTGCCGCCGGACTGGCCCGCGGGGCCGGCGCTGCTGCGCTTCGACGGGATCGACTCGTGCGGCCGGATCTGGCTCAACGGCACCGAGCTCGGCGTCACGAAGGGCAGCCGGCTGCCGTCGGAGTTCGAGGTCGGCCCGCTGCTGCGGTCCCGGGACAACGTCCTGGTGGTGCGCGTGCACCAGTGGTCGGCGGGCAGCTACCTCGAAGACCAGGACATGTGGTGGCTGTCCGGGATCTTCCGCGCGGTCACCCTGCTGTCGCGGCCGCCGGGCGGCATCGGCGACTACTGGGTGCGCGCGGACTACGACCACGTTTCGGGGCTGGGCACGCTCCGCGTCGAGACCGGCCCGGACGTCGTGCTGGACATCCCCTCGCTGGGCGTCGCGGGACACCCGGCCGGGGAACCGCTGGAGCTGCCCGTCGAGCCGTGGAGCGCCGAGACGCCCCGGCTGTACGAGGGCACGCTGTCCACCGCGGCCGAACGCGTGCCGGTGCGGATCGGCTTCCGGACGGTGTCCGTCGAGGACGGTCAGCTCAAGGTCAACGGGCGGCGGCTGCTGCTGCGCGGGGTGAACCGCCACGAGCACGACCCCCGCACCGGGCGCGTCGTTTCGCGCGAGACCGCGCTGGCCGACGTCCTGCTGATGAAGCGGCACCACGTCAACGCCGTCCGGACCAGCCACTACCCGCCGGACCCGGCGTTCCTCGAGCTGTGCGACGAGTACGGGCTGTGGGTGATCGACGAGTGCGACCTGGAGACCCACGGCTTCGGGCCGCTGGGCTGGGACCGCAACCCGAGCGCCGAGCCGATGTGGACCGGCGCCTACCTCGACCGGATGCGGCGCACCGTCGAGCGGGACAAGAACCGGCCCAGCGTGATCCTCTGGTCGCTGGGCAACGAAAGCCACACCGGGGACAACCTGGCGCGGATGGCGGAGTGGGTGCGCCACCGCGACCCGACGCGGCCGGTGCACTACGAGGGCGACCACGACTGCTCCTATGTGGACGTCCACAGCCGGATGTACGCGACCCCGGACGAAGTCGACCGGATCGGGCGCCGGGAAGACGACAACGCACGGCGCCGGGACCTGCCGTTCATCCTCTGCGAGTACGCGCACGCGATGGGCAACGGGCCGGGCGGGCTGCTGGAGTACCGCGAGCTGTTCGAGCGGTACCCGAACTGCCAGGGCGGGTTCGTCTGGGAGTGGATCGACCACGGCCTGGCCGTTCCCGGCCACTTCGCCTACGGCGGCGACTTCGGCGAACCCCTCCACGACGGCAACTTCGTCATCGACGGCCTGCTCTTCCCGGACCGCACGCCGTCGCCGGGGCTGACGGAGTTCGCGAAGATCATCGAGCCGGTGCGCATCGACGCCGGCCCGGCCGGGATCCGGGTGTCGAACCACTACGACTTCGTTTCGACCGAGCACCTCGAGTTCTCTTGGGTCCTCGAAGACGAGGGGATCGCCGTCGCACGGGGTGTCCTCGACGTCCCGGCCGTCCACTCCGGACAGAGCGGTTCCGTTCCGCTGCCCTCGTTGCCGCCCACCGGCGGCGAATCCTGGCTGACGGTCTCGGCCGCGCTGGCTTCGGCGACGGCGTGGGCACCCGCCGGGCACGTCGTCGGCTGGGGTCAGCTGCCGGTGTCGCCGGCGCCCGCCCGCCCGGTGCCGCCGGTGCGCGGGCCGGTGTTCCGGACGGCAGGGCAGCTCGTCCTCGGCGCCGGTGAGTTCGACGCCGTGACGGGTGCGCTGACGGCACTCGGCGGGCACCCGGTCCACGGTCCGCGGCTCGACGTCTGGCGTGCGACCACGGACAACGACCGCGGTTCCTCCCCCGGGCCGTCCGACGCCTCGCGGTGGCTCGAAGCGGGGCTGCACCGGCTGCAGCACCGGGTCATCGCGGTCGACGCCGACGGGGACGAACTCGTGGTGCGCACCCGGGCCGCCCCGCCGGCGCGGGCGTTCGGCCTGTTCGCGGACTACACGTGGACGGCGTTCGACGGCGGCCTCCGGCTGCGCGTCGACGTCACCCCGGACGGTCCCGTGCCCGACACGCTCCCCCGGCTCGGCCTGGCGATGGCGATCCCGGGCACGTTCGGCTCGGCCGAGTGGTTCGGCGGCGGCCCCGGCGAGGCGTACCCGGACAGCCGCCAGGCGGTGCGGATCGGCCGGTTCTCGAACAGCGTCGACGGCCTGCAGACGCCGTACGTCTTCCCGCAGGAGAACGGTAACCGCACGGCGGTGCGCTGGGCTGCGTGGACGGCTCCGGACGGCACGGGCATCCGCGTCGACGGCGACCCCGCCTTCGACTTCACGGCCCGCCGCTGGACGGCGGCAGCCCTGGAGGTGGCGAGGCACACGGACGAGCTGGAGTCCGGCTCGCTGGTGCACCTGACGCTGGACGTCGCCCAGCACGGCCTGGGGACGGCGGCCTGCGGGCCCGGCGTGCTGCCGGCGTACCGGCTGGTGCCGCGGAAGACGTCGTTCACGCTGACGCTGCGGCCCGTGGCGGGTGGTGTCGCAAATTGA
- a CDS encoding LacI family DNA-binding transcriptional regulator, with translation MSTSSTAPRRVTIHDVARSAGVSRQTVSRALNDKAEIDGSTKQRVLDAARELGYRPSRFARGLVRPDTTTIGLVVPDLLNPFFTEVASGALAAARARGWHVVVYDTAGDAEQELATLRVIGTQVDAVVGYFSRSDEDLDRFTPGIPVVLIGREPRAERFSGIAIDGEDGVREAVAHLVGRGHRRIGMLDHDGRPDPSVRQRWFRRAVAEHGIALAPGWIARAPQSVDGGGAALATLLAAHPDVTAVFAFNDVIAIGALREARRFGLRVPADLAVIGFDGLALGTLVEPELSSVAIDTRALGALAVEQAARLVTGAAPLEPGELIVRAALHLRESA, from the coding sequence GTGTCCACGAGCAGCACCGCACCCCGGCGGGTGACGATCCACGACGTCGCCCGCTCGGCCGGGGTGTCCCGGCAGACGGTGTCGCGGGCGCTGAACGACAAGGCCGAGATCGACGGCTCGACCAAGCAGCGCGTGCTCGACGCCGCCCGCGAGCTCGGGTACCGCCCCAGCCGCTTCGCCCGCGGCCTGGTCCGGCCGGACACCACCACGATCGGGCTGGTGGTGCCGGACCTGCTCAACCCCTTCTTCACCGAGGTCGCCTCCGGCGCGCTGGCGGCGGCCCGGGCCCGCGGCTGGCACGTCGTCGTCTACGACACCGCGGGCGACGCCGAGCAGGAACTGGCCACGCTGCGGGTGATCGGCACCCAGGTGGACGCGGTGGTCGGCTACTTCAGCCGGTCCGACGAGGACCTCGACCGCTTCACCCCCGGCATCCCGGTGGTGCTGATCGGCCGGGAGCCGCGCGCCGAGCGGTTCAGCGGGATCGCGATCGACGGCGAGGACGGTGTCCGGGAAGCCGTCGCCCACCTGGTCGGCCGCGGGCACCGGCGGATCGGGATGCTCGACCACGACGGCCGCCCCGACCCGAGCGTCCGCCAGCGCTGGTTCCGCCGCGCCGTCGCCGAGCACGGCATCGCGCTGGCGCCCGGGTGGATCGCGCGCGCTCCCCAGAGCGTCGACGGCGGCGGTGCCGCGCTCGCCACCCTGCTCGCCGCGCACCCCGACGTCACCGCCGTGTTCGCCTTCAACGACGTCATCGCCATCGGCGCCCTGCGCGAGGCCCGCCGGTTCGGCCTGCGCGTGCCCGCCGACCTCGCGGTGATCGGCTTCGACGGCCTCGCGCTCGGCACCCTCGTCGAGCCGGAGCTCTCCAGCGTCGCCATCGACACCCGCGCGCTCGGCGCCCTCGCCGTCGAGCAGGCGGCCCGGCTCGTGACCGGTGCCGCCCCCCTCGAGCCCGGCGAGCTGATCGTCCGCGCGGCCCTCCACCTGCGCGAATCCGCCTGA
- a CDS encoding amino acid permease, with the protein MDSSLLTEKGESYSKALGNRQVQMIAIGGAIGVGLFLGAGGKLHQVGPSLVFSYAICGVAAYFVMRALGELVLHEPSSGSFVTYARKFIGPWAGFVSGWMYWVNWAMTGIAEITAVAIYVHKWLPDVPQWITALVALGVLIAVNLLSVKLFGELEFWFSVVKVLAIVVFLVTAIGLVLTSADIGGTTAGPHNLTGHSGLFPAGVGIALMTLQAVIFAYSAIEVVGIAAGETKDARKVLPKAINGVVWRIGVFYVGSVLMLAMLLPWPFYNGDESPFVTVFSRLGIPGIGDVMNAVVLTAALSSVNSGLYSTGRILRSLAEKGEAPSFVSRMSGRHVPYGGILFTSVAYLLGVVLNYLVPKDAFDIAIAIASLGVITTWATLVFCQLRLRQAALRGELERPSYRMPWAPYSGWATLAFLVLVVVLMGFSDGAEKVAFYSIPVLGVVLAVGWRFVSKRRERTPLG; encoded by the coding sequence ATGGATTCCTCGCTCCTCACCGAAAAAGGTGAAAGCTACTCGAAAGCGCTGGGCAACCGCCAAGTGCAGATGATCGCCATCGGCGGCGCGATCGGCGTCGGGCTCTTCCTCGGCGCCGGCGGCAAGCTCCACCAGGTCGGCCCGTCGCTGGTCTTCTCCTACGCGATCTGCGGGGTGGCCGCCTACTTCGTGATGCGCGCGCTCGGCGAGCTCGTCCTGCACGAGCCCAGCTCCGGCAGCTTCGTCACCTACGCGCGGAAGTTCATCGGCCCGTGGGCCGGGTTCGTCTCCGGCTGGATGTACTGGGTGAACTGGGCGATGACCGGCATCGCGGAGATCACCGCGGTGGCGATCTACGTGCACAAGTGGCTGCCGGACGTGCCGCAGTGGATCACCGCGCTGGTCGCACTCGGCGTGCTCATCGCGGTGAACCTGCTTTCGGTGAAGCTGTTCGGGGAGCTGGAGTTCTGGTTCTCGGTGGTCAAGGTGCTGGCCATCGTCGTCTTCCTGGTCACCGCGATCGGGCTGGTGCTCACCAGCGCCGACATCGGCGGCACCACCGCCGGCCCGCACAACCTGACCGGCCACAGTGGACTCTTCCCGGCCGGTGTCGGGATCGCGCTGATGACCCTGCAGGCGGTCATCTTCGCCTACTCGGCCATCGAGGTCGTGGGCATCGCGGCCGGCGAGACCAAGGACGCCCGCAAGGTGCTGCCGAAGGCGATCAACGGCGTGGTGTGGCGGATCGGCGTGTTCTACGTCGGGTCCGTGCTGATGCTCGCGATGCTGCTGCCCTGGCCGTTCTACAACGGCGACGAGAGCCCGTTCGTGACGGTCTTCAGCCGGCTGGGGATCCCGGGCATCGGCGACGTGATGAACGCGGTCGTGCTCACCGCGGCGCTGTCCAGCGTCAACTCCGGGCTCTACTCCACCGGCCGGATCCTGCGCTCGCTGGCCGAGAAGGGCGAGGCGCCGTCGTTCGTCAGCCGGATGAGCGGGCGCCACGTGCCCTACGGCGGCATCCTGTTCACCTCGGTCGCCTACCTGCTCGGCGTGGTCCTGAACTACCTGGTGCCCAAGGACGCGTTCGACATCGCCATCGCGATCGCCTCCCTCGGCGTGATCACGACGTGGGCCACGCTCGTCTTCTGCCAGCTGCGCCTCCGCCAGGCCGCGCTGCGCGGTGAGCTGGAGCGCCCGTCGTACCGGATGCCGTGGGCGCCCTACTCCGGCTGGGCGACGCTGGCCTTCCTGGTCCTGGTCGTGGTCCTGATGGGCTTCTCCGACGGCGCCGAGAAGGTGGCGTTCTACTCGATCCCGGTGCTGGGCGTGGTGCTGGCGGTGGGCTGGCGCTTCGTCTCGAAGCGACGGGAACGCACCCCGCTCGGGTAG